The genomic interval GACTGCGGTTATAAACCTCGAACTCAAGAAAGAATGACCATTTTTCCGATGTCCATCAAGAAATCAAGTCTGAAACTATTATTACCCTTAATCCTGATCCTCGGAGCGGCCCTTCGCCTCCTTTTCCTTGTCACCCCCCCCATGGACTCCGATCAGGCCATTAACGGCCTGATGGCCCGCCATATACTCGGAGGGGAGTTCCCTCTTTTTTTTTACGGCCAGGATTACGCTGGAAGCATCGAGGCCTTTCTCGTTTCCACCATCTTTTTCTTCCTGGGTGCTTCCCGTTTTTCCCTGGATTTGACCATTGTTCTTGAATCGATTTTTTTCATCCTCTTCATCTATTATTTAGCCCGTCGCATTTTTGATCAAAAAACAGCCCTTCTTTCAGCCCTGTTTACGGCCTTTTCCTCCTACTACCTCATTTTCCATTCCATTCTGGCCCGGGGCGCCTATATTGAAATACCGATTATCGGGGCCTTGCTTTTTATCTTCAGCCACAAAATAATCTATGGCGATGAACCGGCCGGCCGGAATTATTTTTTTGTCGGATTTCTTAGCGGCCTGGGGGTATGGACCCATCTCCTGATTGTTTTTTATCTGCCGCCCATCTTCCTGCTCCTGTTCGTTAAAGACCGTTGGTTCTGGTGGCGCAAAACCATCCTTTTCTTTTTCCTGGGTCTGCTCCTTGGCGGCCTGCCGCTCTGGGTCCATAACACAGTCCATCCCCTGGTCACCTGGCATTATCTTTTTGAAAGTGCCGGCGGAAATGAATCGGCCTTGATTTCCTTAAAAGACTTTTTCCTCTACCGGTTTCCGGAAGCCCTGGGGGTAATGGACAACGAACACCATTTGTTTTTTATCCCCTACTTTTCTTTTCTTATGTATGTTACTTACCTGGCCTTGTTTTTATTCCAGTTTGTTTCCAGAAGAAAGGGGTTCCTGGCTTTATGCAAACTGAAGATCCGGGGAAGTAACGGGTTTGACCTCCTGCTCCTGTTTTTATTGCTTTATCCTGTAATCTTCTCCCTGAGCGGCTTTGATGCGGCCCATACCAGCCGCTATCTCCAACCCATATTTGTCGGCCTGCCCATCCTGTTGGCCGCCTTTACCAAGAGATTAAAATGCGCCTCCGTTATTTTGGCCTCCCTTTTCCTGGTCCTCCACCTGTTTTCCAACCTCTATGGTACGATTACCGAACTGCCTCTGATTTCAAAAAGCCAGGTAACGCAATTCAGACAGGCCAGGGAAAATGATCGGGATTTACTTTCCTTTCTCAAGGGAAAAAAGATTACCTATGTCTATACACCGGACTACTGGCGTTCCGTGCAACTCACCTTTGATGCCCGGGAAGAAATTATTTTTGCCCAATCGGTGGATGATCGTTATCCCCATTATACCGGGTTAATCGATGGCGATCCCCGACCGGCCTTTCTGCTCCGCGGAGACCATAAAGGGTTTGAAGACTCTTTAATTAATATCGGCGCCACTTATAAGAAAAGCCAGGTCTCCGGATACACTATTTACTATGACTTCTTACCCCCGCCTTACCGTTTCACTGAACTTATGCCGACCAACTGGAGGGCAACAGCCAATGCTTTTCCGGAAACAACAATGAATATTTTCGATAAGGACCTGACTACCCGTTGGTCTTCCGAGACCCCCCAAAAGGCCGGACTGGCGCTCGAAATCGATTTAGGAAAAATGGTTCCCGATCTGGGTCGTATAACCCTTTTGGCCGGAAAGTCCGCAAATGGCCCTCGGGGTCTTAGGCTGGAGATCTCTCCTGATGGGCTGCAATGGCAATTAGTGGGTGAGACTCCGGAGTTCGAGGGGGCACTCTTCTGGTCCGGCCCCCATCCTTTTTATCGTCCGGAGGAGGGCCGGATTGATTTGGTTTTTCCCCCGCAGGCAGGACGTTTTTTAAGGTTCACCCAGCTTGGTAATGACCCCCGTTATCCCTGGTCTGTGGCCGAATGTTTTATTTACCAGGCTCACCCCCGATCGGAGAAGGGATCTCATGATGCAAAAAAATTGGTTTCTTATTTAAGACAGTTTGATGTTACCAGGATTTATACTACCCCCTGGGTCCAGTCCCAGTTCCCTCCGGAATGGCGAGCTCCCAAAGGGGGGTTGGGCTTTCAGGGAGAAGGAGAAGGGCTGGTACACTCTCTTGCGAACCCGATCTTTGTGGTTGAAAAGGGAAATGCCCCGGCCCTGGCCCAATTCATAAAAAATAGTTTAAAAAGGCCTTATGAAGAACAGGAAATCAATGGCCACCGGGTTTTTTCATTAATTTCCTCTTCGGATCAGTATCAACCCCTCTCCCGAAAAAATTGGCGTTTCCGGACCAATCATAATCCCGGCCAGGTTCCATTGGCCGCTGATGGAAAGATAAACACCCGTTGGTCCACGGGTAGACCGCAAGTCCCTGGGGCTTTCTTTGAAATCGATTTAGGGAAAGAACAAAGGGTCGCCCGGATACGCCTTTTAGTCGGCAAATCCAGAGACGATTATCCTAGGGGCTACGAGATGCGGTATTCGACCGATGGCCGGACCTGGACTTCATTAAACGCGACTATGAGTCCCCATATCCTCCATTGGACCGGGGAAACCCTTTTGAAAGGGAGCGAGGATCTGGATGTTACCTTTCCCCCTACGCCTATGCGCTATTTACAAATTGTTCAAACCGGCAGGGATGCCGTCTATTATTGGTCTATTCATGAGGTGGAGATTTATGGTAAGAATTGATGGATAGGTTGTTACTGGTTACTCGTTGCTGGTTGCTGGTTAAAACGAGTAACCAGTAACCATTACGAGAAACAGTTTTATATCCTCATAGCTTTAATCGCTTTACCGGAGACCATTCATGGGAACAGCAACAAGACCATCTCGACAAGAAGCCCTATTGACCCTCCAACCCGCCTGGAGGAGTTACTTCGTCTTTTATACGGCCATCCTTATTTTCGGAATTGGGCCCAGTATCAATCCTGAGGTCGGTATCAGTAAGGCTTTTGGATTGATTGTTTCTATCTTCTTAATATTGTTTGTTATCTTCAGGCGGAAAACCACCTTTTATCGGATTACAAAAGAGGACGTCCATCGGGAAACAGGATTTGCCGGTCAGGTCATGCGGAAATCCCTGCCCATAGAGGGGATCACCGGTATTGAAGTTCGTAGAGGGGCTGTTCATCGCCTCCTGCGGATCGGCCATCTTCAATTCCAATCCAAGGACCCGAATCGACCGGACCTCTGGTGGTACGGGATAGATGATCCCTTCACAGTCAAAAAAAGGATCGAGCAACTCATTAAATTATGATTTTGTTTCCAGCAGATCTTTCAAGGCCTTCTCCAAATGATCGGTGGGCACCAACCCATCAAACCGTTTATAGGCTTTTCCTTCTTTACTGATCACAAAAGTAGCCGGCACCCCTGTAATTTGATAGGAATCCGCCACTTCTTCTGTCCCGATCAGTACCGGGTAAGAGATCTTCATCTCCTTGGCAAAATTCTTGAGCATAAAGGGGACCACATCCTTATCCAAAGATACCCCCAGGACCACCAATCCTTTATTCTTATTCTGCTGGTAAATCTTTACCAGTTCAGGGATTTCTATGCGGCAGGGAGGACACCAGGTGGTAAAAAAGTTCAGCAAAATCACTTTGCCTCTGAAATCAGACAGGCTCACCTTTTTTGAGGATAAATCCTTTAAGCTGAATTCTTTTGCCGGTCGAACTTTTTGGACGCCTTCAGGAGCCCCGTATGACAACCCGGTAAAAACTCCTATCATTATTCCGGCCAGAATCAGGGGCAACCATTTCTTCTTCAATAACATTGTATTTCCTTACTCCTTCCAATTTTCTAATTGCTTAATCAACTGCACTAAGGCCTCGACTACGGTTTCTAAACACCGGCTCCCCTTTTCCGGGTTGGCCTTGGACGGATCTCCCCAAACCCCTCCCGGCCAGAATCGCCTTTTATCTCTGACCAGGATCCCTTTCGGGAAAGAAGGGTATTCCCGGGTCCCATTTCCTTTGACCCAGTCAGGCCGTAAAACCATCATCACCGAGGTCTCTAATTCACCGGCATGAGAGTCATCCTTGGTCTCGATGATGGGCATCCAACCCTTGAGGCCCAACTCTAATATATTCAAGCTGGCCACATTAATCCCCGGAAGTTGTTCTAAAAGGCATTCTCCGGCTTCCAGCATGGCCGCCGTATGGGTCCCACCGGCATGACCGCTGAGAAACACAAAATTTCTTAACCCATGTTGATAAAAGGAACGGCCGATATCTTTAAGCAGCCCCCTTAAGGTTTCACCGCTGATGCTGATGGTTCCCGGGTGTTGGCTAGTACTCCGGCAGATTCCGTAATGAACCGGAGGGGCCAAAAAGGCTCCGGTTTTTTCACAAGCCTGACGACTGACTTCATAAGCATGGACCGTATCCGTACTTAAAGGAAGATGGGGGCCGTGTTCTTCCACCGAACCGATGGGGACCACAACAGTCTGGCTTTTCTTGAGCTGTTCCTCAAACTCGGGCATCGTTATGGCTTCAATTAACATGAAAAGCTCCTGATTTTGGAATAGATGCCGGATACTGGATTCCGCCCAGGGGACATCACGAATCATGAAATTTTTTTTGGGGGCTATAGGCAATAGGCGAGGGGCAAGGTAAAAACGATTTTATGGTTTTTTTCGCCTATAGCCTATAGCTTATAGCCCCTTGCATCTTGCATCTTGATACTTGCATCTTGAAACTGCATTTGTTAAAAATAACCATTCCCAAAACATAATCAATATGCGGTATCCGGAATTTTGAAGAATTCCCATCCAGCATCCAGTATCCAGTCTCAAGCATCCAGAATCTCTCTAACCTTCCCGATCAATTCTTCGTCCTTATAGGGTTTTTGGATCAGGCCGCTTACCCCTTCCTTAAGGATCTCCCCCACCTCCCCATCCGTACTGTAGCCGGACGAGAGTAACACTTTGATATTCGGATTGATTTCCCTTAATTTCCGAAAGGTTTCCTTTCCCCCCAACCCGGGCATGACCACATCCAGGACCACCAGACCGATATCCTTCCGTTTTTGTCGATAAAGCGGGATGGCCTCCTCACCTCTGGATGCTAATATTACTTTATAACCTACATCTTCCAGGATGTCAGCCCCTAATTGACGGATTATTTCTTCATCATCCACAATAAGGATGGTTTCCGACCCTTTCGGACTGATAATGGGCCGGGAAGGAAGGACCTCCTCCTGAATCATGATATCCGCTATGGATGGCAATAAAATTTCAAAGGTGGTCCCCTGGTCAAGGGCACTTTTAACATCAATGACCCCGCCGTGATTTTGAATGATGCCGTAGACCATGGAAAGGCCCAATCCTGTCCCCCTTCCCGGTTCTTTGGTCGTAAAAAAAGGTTCAAAGATCTGAGTTTGGACTTCCTGGGTCATACCGCTGCCATTATCCGAAATAGTAATCCTGACGTAAACCCCTTCCTTCCAGCCCCGTTGTATTAAGAGATGGTCAGGAGACAAGGCATAATTATCGGTGACAATTTTCAGGATGCCGCCTGAAGGCATGGCGTCACGAGCATTCAAACAGATATTGATCAGGGACTGTTGAAGCTGGGCTTCGTCCCCCTCGATCAAATTTAATCGGGGATTCAGGTCCACCTCCAGGGTAATCCGCTTGTCTATGGTCCGGCCCAGGAACTGAACCAGATCCTGAATCAGGGCATTACAGTTGATCGGCTTAACCTGATATTTCCCGCGCCTGGCAAAGCCCAGGAGCTGTCTGGTTAATTCTGCGGCCTGCCCGGCGGTTCGTTCAATGGAGTTTATCGAATGATACAAAGGGTCTTCGGGTGACATCTTCTTTTTAACAAAAGAGGCATACCCCAAAATTCCTCCCAAAAGGTTATTAAAATCATGGGCAATGCCGCCGGCCAGATTCCCGATAGATTCCATTTTCTGGGCCTGAAGAAGCTGTTCCTCGAGCTTTTTTTGTTCCGTAATGTCCCGGGCAATACCCATGGTTCCCACGACCTGTCCCTGCTCGTCCAGCAAAGGGGCGGCGCTCCCGGAGAAATACCGGATTTGTCCGTCTTTTCGATGAGATTGCCAACAAATATTCTCAACACTCTTTTTAAAATTTCGGGCCTCCTTAAAAACCTGCGTTAAAAAAGAATGTTCTTCGGCCGGTGCAAAATGAATAAAAAATTTCCCCAGCACCTCGGATTCATCATGTCCCAGGATCTTTTTCCACTTCGGACCTATATAAGTGATAGAACCGTTCAGATCGAGGGCAAATATGATGTCGGGAATGCTTTCCACCAGAGAGCGGTATTTCCTTTCCGAGGCCCTTAACAACTTCTCTGACAGATGCAACTTTTGGATCGCCTGTTGATATCCAACGTCCAATCCCATATCCTTAGAGGATTTTTGGGGTGTTTTCAATGCCCCGGACTTTTCTTTTTTGGTACTGGATGGCCTCGGCATGGTTGACGTGCTCCTTTAGTTCGAAAACAGCCTTCAGGGGTCGGGGGTCAGTTGAAGAGAAAGTTGCAAGATGCAAGTTTCAAGTGTAAAACCTTGAACCCTGTATCTTGCCTATAGCCTATAGCCCATTGCCTATAGCCTATAACCTATAGCCTTTTTCTACCCGACTGACGTTATTTTCCCTTATCTGATGGCAAGAGTCAAATTTTTCTGTAACCCCAACCAGGGCGGATAGGGGCTTAGCCGGCAATCCGGGTAGATAGCTCAGTAAAATGGAAATGGGATGGCGTGGAGGTGCTGGGCCAGGAAACCCTGATCTTAATATCCGCCAGGGAAGAAACGGCCCCTTTTTGGACGATTGTTTCCCGTTCAAAAAGGGTTCCCACGGTACCAATCCTTAATCCGGTCTCAACCCCTCCCTGTAATTCCGAAAAAGGCAGGGTCTTTATCGATTCCATTTTTTCCTGGGCCAGTTGAAGGGCCGCGGTCCTGTTCTGGCTTTGTTTATTGACCTTCATGGTAGCGATCGACAAACTGGAGAGCGCCAGAAATCCAAAACTTAATATACCCAGGGCCAGAATCAGTTCCAGCAAGGAAAACCCCTCTATACTTTTCTGTTTCATGGTGTCGCGTCCTTCCCCCGACTTTTCACGTTTCACGTCTTTAATAAAGGGGGTAAAGGGGGATTTTCTCTTAGAACGGGTTCCCAGGGGGGAATTGACCTTCTTTTCATATCCACCCAAAAGGAATTTTTTTCTTCATGGGAAAAGGCTGTTCGGTTTCTCAAATGATCTGTTTTCTGATGCCAGTACCTTCTCCATCCCGTCTGGCTCTCCTGAAACAACAGGCTCTCAAGGATGGGGATCAGTTCTCCTATTTTATTTCTGGACCATAGCACTTTGACCCCTTTTTCAATCAGATGATGGAGTTTCTGAAAATCCCATTTATCCGGAGCGAGCAAAACAACCGGCATATTTTTTATCCAGGCCACCTCTATAAGATCCAGGGCACGAATTCCCGGAAAGGCCAGGATAACCAAATCATAGGACCAGGAAACCATCAAGTCTATGGCCTGAGAATAAGTAACGGCCTTCTCAAATTGACAATCCCTGCAAGTCTGCCGGATTTTTTCCTCCAAAACATCGAGTATCTCTGGAGTTGCATCCACAGCCAAAATTCTCTTGTCTTCAAAAATGTCCTTTTTCATGATCGTTAACTCCTTTTTCTAAAGGTTAAAAAAGGTTTGTCTTTATCTTCCGCAAAACTTGTACCAATCCCCATGTTCGGTTTTTTTTGATAAATCATAAGACCCGATCGTATAGTCCCCGATCGTTTTATATTTTCAATACAACAAGATGACCATGCTTTGGTCAGGGATGGGCTCTTGACCGGCTCTCCGGTCGGCGTTTGAATTGGAAAATTATGGGAAGAGGGTTCCCATTAAACGGAAACATACTGCACACAGAAAAAATTATCCTTGACTTTTATTCCGATCCTGATAACATTCCTTCGTATCCATCATTTGATGGAAACATCCATTGGAGAAACTCTGTACATGGCCACTCCTTTAGAAAAGGCCCGTAAAGATCCGGATTCCATGAAGGCCAGAATCCTTAAGGGGGCCCGCCGGATCTTCGGGGAATACGGTTTTCACGGCACGACAACCCGGATGATCGCCCGCAAGGTCGGGATCGATATCTCCACCTTATATTATCATTGGGGGGAGAAGGGAGATCTCTATGAGGCGGTCATCCTGGACATCAATGAGGATCTCCGTCAAAAACTGGCGGAAGTGGAATCGGTGATTCACGGCCTTCCCCTGGTCCAGCGGATGGATATCGCAATTGATTTGATAACCGATCACCTCTTCCTTCATCCGGAGATTTCCAATCTGATTCTTTTTCGTTACTTCGGCAAAACCCGGCGGGAAATCAGCCTTGATTTTAAAGTCCCGGAATTCATTTCCGATATCGCCCGTTCCATGGGCCTCTGTCAGGACAAAAAAAATGTATCCACCCGTATT from Deltaproteobacteria bacterium carries:
- a CDS encoding discoidin domain-containing protein, with amino-acid sequence MTIFPMSIKKSSLKLLLPLILILGAALRLLFLVTPPMDSDQAINGLMARHILGGEFPLFFYGQDYAGSIEAFLVSTIFFFLGASRFSLDLTIVLESIFFILFIYYLARRIFDQKTALLSALFTAFSSYYLIFHSILARGAYIEIPIIGALLFIFSHKIIYGDEPAGRNYFFVGFLSGLGVWTHLLIVFYLPPIFLLLFVKDRWFWWRKTILFFFLGLLLGGLPLWVHNTVHPLVTWHYLFESAGGNESALISLKDFFLYRFPEALGVMDNEHHLFFIPYFSFLMYVTYLALFLFQFVSRRKGFLALCKLKIRGSNGFDLLLLFLLLYPVIFSLSGFDAAHTSRYLQPIFVGLPILLAAFTKRLKCASVILASLFLVLHLFSNLYGTITELPLISKSQVTQFRQARENDRDLLSFLKGKKITYVYTPDYWRSVQLTFDAREEIIFAQSVDDRYPHYTGLIDGDPRPAFLLRGDHKGFEDSLINIGATYKKSQVSGYTIYYDFLPPPYRFTELMPTNWRATANAFPETTMNIFDKDLTTRWSSETPQKAGLALEIDLGKMVPDLGRITLLAGKSANGPRGLRLEISPDGLQWQLVGETPEFEGALFWSGPHPFYRPEEGRIDLVFPPQAGRFLRFTQLGNDPRYPWSVAECFIYQAHPRSEKGSHDAKKLVSYLRQFDVTRIYTTPWVQSQFPPEWRAPKGGLGFQGEGEGLVHSLANPIFVVEKGNAPALAQFIKNSLKRPYEEQEINGHRVFSLISSSDQYQPLSRKNWRFRTNHNPGQVPLAADGKINTRWSTGRPQVPGAFFEIDLGKEQRVARIRLLVGKSRDDYPRGYEMRYSTDGRTWTSLNATMSPHILHWTGETLLKGSEDLDVTFPPTPMRYLQIVQTGRDAVYYWSIHEVEIYGKN
- a CDS encoding PH domain-containing protein, giving the protein MGTATRPSRQEALLTLQPAWRSYFVFYTAILIFGIGPSINPEVGISKAFGLIVSIFLILFVIFRRKTTFYRITKEDVHRETGFAGQVMRKSLPIEGITGIEVRRGAVHRLLRIGHLQFQSKDPNRPDLWWYGIDDPFTVKKRIEQLIKL
- a CDS encoding TlpA family protein disulfide reductase, producing MLLKKKWLPLILAGIMIGVFTGLSYGAPEGVQKVRPAKEFSLKDLSSKKVSLSDFRGKVILLNFFTTWCPPCRIEIPELVKIYQQNKNKGLVVLGVSLDKDVVPFMLKNFAKEMKISYPVLIGTEEVADSYQITGVPATFVISKEGKAYKRFDGLVPTDHLEKALKDLLETKS
- a CDS encoding creatininase family protein, with product MLIEAITMPEFEEQLKKSQTVVVPIGSVEEHGPHLPLSTDTVHAYEVSRQACEKTGAFLAPPVHYGICRSTSQHPGTISISGETLRGLLKDIGRSFYQHGLRNFVFLSGHAGGTHTAAMLEAGECLLEQLPGINVASLNILELGLKGWMPIIETKDDSHAGELETSVMMVLRPDWVKGNGTREYPSFPKGILVRDKRRFWPGGVWGDPSKANPEKGSRCLETVVEALVQLIKQLENWKE
- a CDS encoding PAS domain S-box protein, translating into MPRPSSTKKEKSGALKTPQKSSKDMGLDVGYQQAIQKLHLSEKLLRASERKYRSLVESIPDIIFALDLNGSITYIGPKWKKILGHDESEVLGKFFIHFAPAEEHSFLTQVFKEARNFKKSVENICWQSHRKDGQIRYFSGSAAPLLDEQGQVVGTMGIARDITEQKKLEEQLLQAQKMESIGNLAGGIAHDFNNLLGGILGYASFVKKKMSPEDPLYHSINSIERTAGQAAELTRQLLGFARRGKYQVKPINCNALIQDLVQFLGRTIDKRITLEVDLNPRLNLIEGDEAQLQQSLINICLNARDAMPSGGILKIVTDNYALSPDHLLIQRGWKEGVYVRITISDNGSGMTQEVQTQIFEPFFTTKEPGRGTGLGLSMVYGIIQNHGGVIDVKSALDQGTTFEILLPSIADIMIQEEVLPSRPIISPKGSETILIVDDEEIIRQLGADILEDVGYKVILASRGEEAIPLYRQKRKDIGLVVLDVVMPGLGGKETFRKLREINPNIKVLLSSGYSTDGEVGEILKEGVSGLIQKPYKDEELIGKVREILDA
- a CDS encoding TetR/AcrR family transcriptional regulator produces the protein MKARILKGARRIFGEYGFHGTTTRMIARKVGIDISTLYYHWGEKGDLYEAVILDINEDLRQKLAEVESVIHGLPLVQRMDIAIDLITDHLFLHPEISNLILFRYFGKTRREISLDFKVPEFISDIARSMGLCQDKKNVSTRIKMQVLAMMNSIHNFISGENFFRPMLKIERQEYIALVKETLKFILIPAFAGQEGPKLKAQSSKQEKNN